The following proteins come from a genomic window of Edaphobacter sp. 4G125:
- a CDS encoding TonB-dependent receptor has protein sequence MKIKILMLCTVILFSVSLGRSQVANNTSLVGTVTDKTGSVIPFALVVGTNQNTKVQYSGKTNQDGYYSIPFVSPGTYNVTVSSSGFQTSTTSGVVVTTNVAVRTDVSLAAGSTESVINISADTPVISTDDALIGETVGQEMVRDLPLNGRNPLDLAATASNVTISAGGTMLTGNPPGVRASGSGTRPINNSISLDGISLMNNLIMTTTLTPNPDAVESVQTQNGNYPAQYGDYLGVHINMVTKSGSNAFHGTVFEYIQNDAFNAKSWLAPSTARKSQLRYNQFGGVIGGPVILPHLYNGRDKTFFMGSYQGLRDHESAFTIGTVMTNKMRAGDFSELTNKTFYNPNTRFTLCSAPTYACPAAQYAGNIIPVNPISAKILPYLSAPTGPGITSNWSGNLPSMVNLDSTVDRVDENIGEKIRLFGRFAWQGVSNYTQAVNLANTIYNVTKTRNGALGYTHIITPKLINDFRFGFNVLITQNVDQQYQTHQTSAGSDLGIPGFTADVDNANPGLTDMTISGYQGISQTGTNWFQDDRQLTFYDQINYALNKHNLMAGVSFRKFTIGRMGTNAARGSFTFDQTLNGATSGAGDGAAAFIGGSPTSYVSPQFQSKGEVAQWRDGFFVQDTWQVSQKLTVEYGLRYELPQVAYSLNGVGRIMDPTLTTLFPAIGGTSAQNAVSYPGFKFTNPNHDNISPRLGFAYRVQDKTVIRGGAGIYYNANQLNTYTLSFGSYPYAAAVTPSAGFGTTPSFTLSNPNVPAAAPWPGPANNPYQNIAISPNLPTARMYQWNVDIGRELWSNAGIELQYIGSRTIHLDESYYPNQPAPSPIAFSQSRRPNPAIGQIRLIKNDAFSTYHGFTAILRQRVYHGVNAKLSYTWSHALDTTVDSNGGGSAMWQGHLKLDYGNSNYDIRNRFVGIVSYALPGFDNRSLMIRRVLGGWQANAIVDLRTGAPLNVTLNTNIANVGGVGSPQRPNFAHQGKTTCSRQTVTGSGGSVRNSCIDATAYVNPAAGTFGNLHRNDIYGPGAANTNFSLFKTFPIREPMALQFRVEAFNLFNHPNPGNPNTVFGGPSFGFITTANTSYTTTGARVMQLSAKLNF, from the coding sequence ATGAAAATTAAAATACTGATGCTTTGCACAGTAATTCTCTTTAGTGTCTCTCTGGGGCGGTCACAGGTTGCTAACAATACTTCACTGGTAGGAACGGTTACTGACAAAACCGGAAGCGTGATTCCGTTTGCGTTGGTAGTTGGTACTAATCAAAATACCAAAGTGCAGTATTCAGGAAAAACAAATCAGGACGGCTACTACTCTATTCCATTCGTCAGCCCCGGAACCTATAACGTCACGGTTTCTTCATCGGGTTTTCAGACCTCGACGACTTCCGGCGTTGTGGTCACAACCAACGTGGCAGTTCGTACAGATGTAAGCCTGGCGGCAGGCTCAACCGAATCGGTCATTAATATATCTGCTGACACCCCAGTCATCTCGACGGATGATGCGCTAATTGGTGAGACAGTCGGTCAGGAGATGGTTCGAGATCTTCCCCTGAATGGACGCAATCCACTTGATCTTGCTGCCACAGCCTCTAACGTTACGATCAGCGCAGGCGGTACCATGCTGACGGGAAACCCTCCTGGAGTACGCGCTAGTGGTTCTGGGACTCGGCCGATTAACAACAGCATCTCGCTCGACGGAATCTCTTTGATGAATAACCTCATCATGACTACCACACTCACGCCGAATCCTGATGCTGTTGAATCTGTGCAGACGCAAAACGGAAATTATCCAGCGCAATATGGTGATTATCTTGGAGTCCACATCAATATGGTCACCAAAAGCGGCAGCAACGCCTTCCATGGAACTGTATTCGAGTACATCCAGAACGATGCTTTTAACGCGAAGAGTTGGCTCGCACCATCGACAGCAAGGAAGAGCCAACTCCGCTATAACCAATTTGGCGGCGTAATCGGCGGCCCAGTGATTCTTCCTCATCTTTACAACGGTAGAGACAAGACTTTTTTTATGGGTTCGTATCAAGGGCTTCGAGATCACGAATCGGCGTTCACGATCGGAACTGTGATGACCAACAAGATGCGCGCCGGAGATTTCAGCGAGCTAACTAATAAAACCTTTTATAACCCAAACACTAGGTTCACTCTATGCTCAGCTCCGACTTATGCCTGTCCGGCCGCACAGTATGCGGGTAATATCATTCCCGTAAATCCGATTTCTGCCAAGATTCTTCCCTATCTGAGTGCACCTACTGGCCCAGGAATAACCTCAAACTGGTCGGGAAATCTTCCCAGCATGGTTAATCTCGACTCTACGGTTGATAGGGTGGATGAAAATATTGGTGAGAAGATAAGACTTTTTGGCAGGTTCGCCTGGCAGGGAGTCTCGAATTACACCCAGGCGGTTAACCTTGCGAACACTATTTACAACGTTACAAAGACTCGAAATGGAGCTTTGGGATACACGCATATCATCACTCCGAAGCTCATCAACGATTTTCGGTTCGGGTTCAACGTTCTCATAACGCAAAACGTGGATCAGCAATATCAAACACACCAAACATCGGCAGGGTCAGATCTTGGGATCCCAGGTTTTACGGCTGACGTGGACAATGCAAATCCCGGTTTGACCGATATGACAATCAGTGGCTATCAGGGCATCAGCCAAACGGGTACAAACTGGTTCCAAGACGACCGCCAGCTTACTTTTTATGACCAGATCAACTATGCCCTGAATAAACATAACCTTATGGCAGGTGTTAGTTTCAGAAAATTTACGATCGGTCGTATGGGCACAAATGCTGCACGTGGATCGTTTACTTTTGATCAAACACTGAATGGGGCTACCTCAGGGGCCGGCGATGGAGCGGCGGCTTTTATCGGAGGATCGCCAACTAGCTATGTTTCGCCCCAGTTCCAAAGTAAAGGAGAAGTAGCACAGTGGCGCGACGGATTCTTCGTTCAAGATACTTGGCAGGTATCACAGAAGCTAACGGTTGAGTATGGTCTTCGTTATGAGCTGCCCCAGGTAGCTTACAGCCTCAACGGTGTTGGCCGAATTATGGACCCCACACTTACTACGCTATTTCCTGCAATTGGCGGGACATCCGCACAGAATGCAGTCAGCTACCCCGGGTTCAAATTTACAAATCCGAACCACGACAATATTAGCCCGCGCCTCGGATTTGCATACCGCGTTCAGGATAAAACTGTAATTCGTGGTGGTGCTGGCATCTATTACAACGCTAATCAACTCAATACCTATACGCTCTCGTTCGGCTCGTATCCGTATGCAGCGGCTGTAACTCCGTCTGCTGGTTTTGGCACGACACCATCGTTTACTCTGTCCAACCCGAACGTTCCGGCTGCTGCACCCTGGCCTGGTCCGGCAAATAATCCATATCAGAATATCGCGATTAGTCCTAACTTACCCACGGCGCGTATGTATCAATGGAATGTCGATATTGGAAGAGAGCTCTGGTCCAACGCGGGTATCGAACTCCAATACATTGGATCGCGAACCATCCACTTAGATGAGAGTTATTATCCCAATCAACCCGCTCCCTCGCCGATTGCGTTCTCGCAATCTCGTCGCCCAAATCCCGCAATCGGGCAGATTCGCTTGATTAAGAACGATGCGTTCTCGACCTATCATGGCTTCACTGCTATTTTGCGCCAGCGTGTATATCACGGAGTGAATGCGAAACTTAGCTACACCTGGTCCCACGCGCTGGATACGACCGTCGATTCGAACGGCGGAGGTTCCGCCATGTGGCAGGGACATCTCAAACTGGACTACGGTAACTCCAATTATGATATTCGGAACCGTTTCGTCGGAATTGTTTCGTATGCATTACCGGGCTTCGATAACAGAAGCTTGATGATCCGTCGGGTGCTTGGGGGATGGCAGGCGAATGCTATCGTGGACCTTCGCACGGGCGCTCCTCTGAATGTCACTCTAAATACCAATATAGCCAATGTAGGTGGAGTGGGATCTCCGCAGAGACCTAACTTTGCTCACCAGGGAAAGACAACCTGTAGTCGGCAGACAGTTACGGGCAGTGGCGGTTCGGTAAGGAATAGCTGCATCGATGCTACGGCTTATGTCAATCCAGCTGCTGGAACCTTTGGAAATCTTCATCGGAATGATATTTATGGGCCAGGCGCGGCGAATACCAACTTTTCTCTCTTCAAAACCTTCCCGATACGGGAACCGATGGCCCTCCAATTCCGTGTTGAAGCATTCAATCTGTTCAACCATCCCAACCCTGGTAACCCGAATACAGTATTTGGAGGACCCTCGTTCGGCTTCATTACTACAGCGAATACCTCCTATACAACAACGGGTGCGCGCGTCATGCAACTTTCCGCCAAGTTGAACTTCTAA
- a CDS encoding amidohydrolase/deacetylase family metallohydrolase — translation MKRIAGIFSVFLILFSQPPTMLEAQPATKYDILLKGAHVIDPKNLVDKVTDVAVVDGHIASVADNISVSDARKVINLTGLYLTPGLIDIHVHIYPRVGLPPGSPMQASIQPDAFSFRSGVTTMVDAGTTGWKEFPEFKRRIVEGSKTRILAFLNIVGGGMEMGLDDNVSEMDANAAAQMALKNPGVIVGFKSAHYAGKGWPSVENAVKAGNMAHVPVMVDFGYLKGERSLDALFSQKLRPGDIYTHCFAGHRVEVLDNGALNPVMEQARKKGIYFDIGFGAGSFYWFVADAAYKAHFYPDSISTDLHMGSMNGGMKDMANVLSEMMALGSSIQEVVKMSTMAPAREINHLELGNLDIGSEADIAVFKLEKGNFGFLDSAGARHSGTSRLVTELTLRKGMVMWDLNGLATQDWKAFPYKKGLNDPYRK, via the coding sequence ATGAAGCGGATTGCTGGAATTTTTAGCGTGTTTCTAATCTTGTTCTCTCAACCACCTACGATGTTAGAGGCTCAACCAGCAACAAAGTATGACATTCTGCTCAAGGGCGCCCATGTCATCGATCCAAAGAACCTTGTCGACAAGGTTACGGACGTTGCTGTTGTAGATGGGCATATTGCGAGTGTTGCCGATAATATCTCAGTTTCCGATGCCCGAAAGGTCATAAATCTGACTGGACTCTATCTGACTCCAGGTTTGATCGATATTCACGTCCATATTTATCCCCGTGTAGGGCTGCCGCCAGGGTCGCCTATGCAGGCCAGTATTCAGCCAGACGCTTTTTCCTTTCGTAGTGGTGTGACTACGATGGTTGACGCAGGAACTACTGGTTGGAAGGAGTTTCCTGAGTTTAAGCGCCGCATCGTAGAAGGCTCAAAGACCCGCATATTGGCTTTTCTCAATATCGTTGGTGGAGGCATGGAGATGGGCCTTGATGACAATGTCTCCGAGATGGATGCTAACGCCGCAGCCCAGATGGCGCTGAAGAACCCTGGAGTGATCGTTGGCTTCAAGTCAGCTCACTACGCAGGAAAGGGTTGGCCATCGGTAGAGAATGCTGTTAAAGCAGGGAATATGGCCCATGTGCCCGTCATGGTTGACTTCGGCTATCTGAAAGGAGAACGCAGCCTCGACGCGTTGTTTAGCCAGAAGTTGCGGCCAGGCGATATCTATACCCACTGTTTTGCCGGGCATCGCGTAGAAGTTCTCGATAACGGTGCGCTGAACCCGGTGATGGAGCAGGCCAGGAAGAAGGGAATCTATTTTGATATTGGTTTTGGTGCGGGTAGCTTCTATTGGTTTGTTGCGGATGCAGCCTATAAAGCCCACTTCTATCCCGACTCCATCTCGACAGACCTCCATATGGGTAGCATGAATGGCGGGATGAAGGATATGGCCAACGTCCTTTCCGAGATGATGGCTCTGGGATCTTCAATCCAGGAGGTTGTGAAGATGTCAACCATGGCTCCTGCCCGTGAGATTAACCATCTCGAACTGGGCAATCTCGACATTGGATCCGAGGCCGATATCGCTGTATTCAAGTTGGAGAAGGGCAATTTCGGCTTTCTTGACTCTGCAGGAGCGCGTCACTCCGGCACAAGCCGCCTCGTTACCGAACTCACTTTGCGCAAAGGCATGGTGATGTGGGATCTTAATGGGCTCGCTACCCAAGATTGGAAGGCCTTCCCATATAAGAAGGGACTCAACGATCCCTATCGTAAATGA
- a CDS encoding TraM recognition domain-containing protein: MRARSTAEAILSQFVTKVFLKASEPYALEWISKVIGEVEVERLRGSRTKGAFPRGRETEQRDITSEPLVMDKCFLDSFL; encoded by the coding sequence ATGCGGGCCCGGTCTACGGCGGAAGCGATATTGAGCCAGTTCGTGACGAAGGTCTTCCTGAAGGCGAGCGAGCCGTATGCGCTGGAGTGGATTTCGAAGGTCATTGGAGAGGTGGAGGTGGAACGCCTTCGCGGGTCGCGCACGAAGGGCGCGTTCCCGCGTGGACGTGAGACAGAGCAGCGCGACATCACGAGCGAGCCGTTGGTGATGGACAAATGTTTCTTGGATAGTTTCTTGTGA